Proteins from a genomic interval of Vanacampus margaritifer isolate UIUO_Vmar chromosome 4, RoL_Vmar_1.0, whole genome shotgun sequence:
- the cdkn2aip gene encoding CDKN2A-interacting protein isoform X1 translates to MHQPVAWSNVVGNCSSLPKTETSPHTSSVGHAVATSNTSQQRKLGMAKVRTEEDIVSEYLAQNREVAQWVDTLRGYCENKRQWFARREFILKNMDAYPTVKPGVSNRSLDRLLSLSMVWANHVFLGCSYPEAVMDKINEMGEGIHVQDPPVHQRAHKEKCSASLEPPDDSCAKRARYTPNEPEARPSGKASARPMSQKCGPTLQAPAEHQPFFNRLYKAVAWKLVSAGGFGPNLDHFEILCSCVESCKRTLTCVFVPLKDIAGLPASRVQKEGHVCEIRCQTVYMGTGYGRDEPAARAMASKEALKVFQGRKVTVKIARRRYKGRDVEDLLLMDEQPRSQGFPPALSYPFQDDSAGDASL, encoded by the exons atgCATCAACCTGTTGCTTGGTCCAACGTCGTTGGGAATTGTAGTTCTTTGCCGAAGACGGAAACTTCACCTCATACGTCATCAGTTGGTCATGCAGTAGCTACTAGCAACACCTCGCAAcagagaaagcttg GTATGGCGAAAGTGAGGACGGAGGAGGACATCGTTTCGGAGTACCTGGCCCAGAACCGAGAGGTGGCCCAGTGGGTCGACACTTTAAGGGGCTACTGTGAAAACAAGAGACAGTGGTTTGCTCGCAGAGAGTTTATCCTTAAAAACATGGACGCATACCCCACAGTGAAACCAGGAGTCTCAAACCGCAGTCTGGACCGGCTGCTGTCCCTCTCCATGGTTTGGGCTAACCATGTTTTCCTCGGCTGCAG CTACCCGGAGGCTGTCATGGACAAGATCAACGAGATGGGTGAAGGAATCCATGTCCAAGATCCACCAGTGCATCAACGTGCACACAAGGAAAAGTGCAGTGCCTCATTAG AACCTCCCGATGACAGCTGCGCCAAACGAGCCAGATACACTCCTAATGAGCCCGAGGCTCGACCGTCCGGAAAAGCGTCAGCACGACCTATGAGTCAGAAATGCGGGCCGACCCTGCAGGCCCCGGCGGAGCACCAGCCTTTCTTCAACCGCCTCTACAAGGCCGTGGCCTGGAAGTTGGTGTCGGCGGGGGGGTTTGGCCCCAACCTGGACCATTTCGAAATACTCTGTAGCTGCGTGGAGTCATGTAAGCGGACCCTGACGTGCGTCTTTGTGCCGCTGAAGGACATCGCCGGCCTGCCGGCAAGTCGCGTGCAGAAGGAAGGCCACGTGTGCGAGATCCGCTGCCAGACCGTCTACATGGGCACGGGCTACGGGCGCGACGAGCCCGCTGCCCGAGCCATGGCTTCCAAAGAGGCGCTGAAAGTCTTTCAAGGCAGAAAAGTGACAGTGAAAATCGCCAGACGGCGGTACAAAGGGAGGGACGTGGAGGATTTATTGTTGATGGACGAGCAGCCTCGTAGTCAGGGCTTCCCACCCGCGCTCAGCTACCCTTTTCAGGACGACTCTGCGGGAGACGCTTCTTTGTAA
- the cdkn2aip gene encoding CDKN2A-interacting protein isoform X2 has translation MAKVRTEEDIVSEYLAQNREVAQWVDTLRGYCENKRQWFARREFILKNMDAYPTVKPGVSNRSLDRLLSLSMVWANHVFLGCSYPEAVMDKINEMGEGIHVQDPPVHQRAHKEKCSASLEPPDDSCAKRARYTPNEPEARPSGKASARPMSQKCGPTLQAPAEHQPFFNRLYKAVAWKLVSAGGFGPNLDHFEILCSCVESCKRTLTCVFVPLKDIAGLPASRVQKEGHVCEIRCQTVYMGTGYGRDEPAARAMASKEALKVFQGRKVTVKIARRRYKGRDVEDLLLMDEQPRSQGFPPALSYPFQDDSAGDASL, from the exons ATGGCGAAAGTGAGGACGGAGGAGGACATCGTTTCGGAGTACCTGGCCCAGAACCGAGAGGTGGCCCAGTGGGTCGACACTTTAAGGGGCTACTGTGAAAACAAGAGACAGTGGTTTGCTCGCAGAGAGTTTATCCTTAAAAACATGGACGCATACCCCACAGTGAAACCAGGAGTCTCAAACCGCAGTCTGGACCGGCTGCTGTCCCTCTCCATGGTTTGGGCTAACCATGTTTTCCTCGGCTGCAG CTACCCGGAGGCTGTCATGGACAAGATCAACGAGATGGGTGAAGGAATCCATGTCCAAGATCCACCAGTGCATCAACGTGCACACAAGGAAAAGTGCAGTGCCTCATTAG AACCTCCCGATGACAGCTGCGCCAAACGAGCCAGATACACTCCTAATGAGCCCGAGGCTCGACCGTCCGGAAAAGCGTCAGCACGACCTATGAGTCAGAAATGCGGGCCGACCCTGCAGGCCCCGGCGGAGCACCAGCCTTTCTTCAACCGCCTCTACAAGGCCGTGGCCTGGAAGTTGGTGTCGGCGGGGGGGTTTGGCCCCAACCTGGACCATTTCGAAATACTCTGTAGCTGCGTGGAGTCATGTAAGCGGACCCTGACGTGCGTCTTTGTGCCGCTGAAGGACATCGCCGGCCTGCCGGCAAGTCGCGTGCAGAAGGAAGGCCACGTGTGCGAGATCCGCTGCCAGACCGTCTACATGGGCACGGGCTACGGGCGCGACGAGCCCGCTGCCCGAGCCATGGCTTCCAAAGAGGCGCTGAAAGTCTTTCAAGGCAGAAAAGTGACAGTGAAAATCGCCAGACGGCGGTACAAAGGGAGGGACGTGGAGGATTTATTGTTGATGGACGAGCAGCCTCGTAGTCAGGGCTTCCCACCCGCGCTCAGCTACCCTTTTCAGGACGACTCTGCGGGAGACGCTTCTTTGTAA
- the cart3 gene encoding cocaine- and amphetamine-regulated transcript protein-like: protein MMTMSCTGSRTMHSSRRLSGALLCALLLQTCFFAQAQFMDTESEEELSPRALRDFYPKGPNLTSEKQLLGALQEVLEKLQTKRLPMWEKKFGQVPTCDIGEQCAVRKGARIGKMCDCPRGAFCNFFLLKCL, encoded by the exons ATGATGACTATGTCGTGCACCGGGAGTCGGACCATGCACAGCTCCAGGCGGCTCAGTGGCGCGCTATTGTGCGCATTGCTGCTGCAGACTTGCTTTTTCGCTCAAGCCCAGTTCATGGACACCGAGTCTGAAGAAGAGCTGAGTCCCAGAGCCCTGCGGGATTTTTACCCCAAAGGTCCGAACTTGACCAGTGAAAAGCAACTG CTTGGAGCTCTCCAAGAAGTTCTTGAAAAGCTGCAGACTAAACGACTGCCGATGTGGGAGAAGAAATTCGGCCAAGTCCCGACG TGCGACATCGGGGAGCAGTGCGCGGTGAGGAAAGGAGCTCGCATCGGGAAGATGTGCGACTGCCCCCGGGGAGCTTTCTGCAACTTTTTCCTGCTCAAGTGCTTATGA